A portion of the Leifsonia sp. EB41 genome contains these proteins:
- a CDS encoding ABC transporter permease gives MRPRATSQRSTLRALDALAAGWGGLAARRLRSALSVTGIAIAVASLVCVTGLAASAQSALLDELGQEGNLLTVAAGQTFSGNATELPLTAETMVRAIAPVEAVTAVGTVAGVTVRRSAVIPELQTSGISVLAAEPTLLRVMGTHPVLGRYLDRVAEAYPEVVLGFGAARNLGIDRVDPATTVLIDGRLWPVAGVLAASAVAPEIDDAALISFPIAERLLGFDGAATRIYVRSDPDQVAAVAAVLPFTVSPQQPEAIEVRHPSDLLIARITARNAFVDLFLALAGVALLVGGISIANVMIVSVIERRSEIGLRRALGARARHIAAQFLTEALLLAAAGGLAGALLGAAATAVIASTQGETVVIPPAALAVALTASVLTGAIAGVYPAIRASRLSPSEALRAPE, from the coding sequence ATGAGACCGCGTGCGACCTCCCAACGGTCCACGCTCCGGGCGCTCGACGCCCTGGCAGCCGGCTGGGGAGGCCTCGCCGCACGCAGGCTGCGGAGCGCCCTCTCGGTGACCGGGATCGCGATCGCGGTCGCGTCGCTGGTCTGTGTCACCGGACTGGCGGCGTCCGCGCAGTCGGCGCTGCTCGACGAGTTAGGACAAGAGGGCAACCTCCTCACCGTCGCCGCCGGCCAGACCTTCAGCGGGAACGCGACAGAGCTCCCGCTCACCGCCGAGACGATGGTGCGGGCGATTGCTCCCGTCGAAGCCGTCACCGCGGTCGGCACCGTCGCGGGCGTCACCGTGCGCCGCAGCGCCGTCATCCCCGAGTTGCAGACCAGCGGCATCTCCGTGCTCGCCGCCGAGCCGACCCTGTTGCGGGTGATGGGAACCCACCCCGTCCTCGGCCGGTACCTCGACCGCGTCGCCGAGGCCTACCCCGAGGTGGTGCTGGGTTTCGGCGCCGCCCGCAACCTCGGGATCGACCGGGTCGACCCCGCGACGACGGTCCTCATCGACGGGCGGCTGTGGCCCGTGGCCGGCGTGCTCGCCGCCTCGGCGGTCGCGCCGGAGATCGACGACGCGGCGCTGATCTCCTTTCCGATCGCCGAACGGCTCCTCGGCTTCGACGGAGCCGCGACCCGCATCTACGTGCGCAGCGATCCCGACCAGGTGGCTGCGGTGGCCGCCGTCCTCCCCTTCACCGTGTCACCGCAGCAGCCGGAGGCGATCGAGGTGCGTCATCCGTCCGACCTGCTGATCGCGCGGATCACCGCCCGGAACGCTTTCGTCGACCTCTTCCTCGCCCTCGCCGGCGTCGCGCTCCTCGTCGGCGGGATCAGCATCGCCAACGTGATGATCGTGTCGGTCATCGAGCGACGCTCGGAGATCGGGCTCCGACGGGCGCTCGGCGCACGCGCCCGGCACATCGCCGCGCAGTTCCTCACCGAGGCACTGCTGCTCGCGGCCGCCGGCGGTCTGGCCGGCGCACTCCTGGGGGCCGCGGCGACGGCGGTCATCGCGTCCACCCAAGGGGAGACGGTTGTCATCCCGCCCGCGGCGCTCGCGGTGGCGCTGACGGCGTCGGTGCTCACCGGAGCGATCGCGGGCGTTTACCCGGCGATCCGTGCGTCGCGGCTTTCGCCGTCGGAGGCGCTGCGAGCACCGGAATGA
- a CDS encoding ABC transporter ATP-binding protein: protein MTLVVLDRVGMVYRSPVPISALTGATLSIDAGETVAVVGPSGSGKTTLLSILGGLERPTAGSVLFAGHDLSALADRDIAALRAFGIGFVFQQFHLIEHLSVLENVATGLLYRGGPASWRRSAAFTALERVGLAHRAGERVVHLSGGERQRVAIARAVSGRPSLVLADEPTGNLDSVNGRAVMELLCGLADGTTAVVVVTHDPGVAAGLGRTVTVVDGRIVSDTGGTR, encoded by the coding sequence ATGACACTCGTCGTCCTCGACCGGGTCGGGATGGTCTACCGCTCACCCGTGCCTATCTCCGCCCTCACCGGGGCGACGCTGTCCATCGATGCCGGGGAGACGGTCGCCGTCGTGGGGCCGTCCGGCTCCGGGAAGACAACCCTCCTGAGCATCCTCGGCGGGCTGGAGCGTCCCACCGCCGGGAGCGTGCTGTTCGCCGGTCACGACCTGTCCGCGCTCGCCGACCGCGACATCGCCGCGCTGCGCGCGTTCGGCATCGGCTTCGTCTTCCAGCAGTTCCACCTGATCGAGCACCTCAGCGTGCTGGAGAACGTCGCGACGGGACTGCTCTATCGCGGCGGACCCGCGTCCTGGCGCCGCTCTGCCGCATTCACGGCCCTGGAGCGCGTCGGGCTCGCCCACCGCGCCGGCGAAAGAGTGGTGCACCTGTCCGGCGGGGAGCGCCAGCGGGTCGCCATCGCCCGGGCGGTCTCCGGGCGCCCGAGCCTCGTGCTGGCCGACGAACCGACCGGCAATCTGGACTCGGTCAACGGGCGGGCGGTGATGGAGTTACTGTGCGGTCTCGCCGACGGGACGACCGCCGTCGTCGTGGTCACCCACGATCCGGGGGTGGCGGCCGGGCTGGGCCGCACGGTCACCGTGGTGGACGGCCGGATCGTCTCCGACACGGGGGGCACGCGATGA
- a CDS encoding response regulator transcription factor: protein MRVLVVEDHRQLADLIVEGLADAGLAADAVYDGARALEQTEEEDYDVVVLDRDLPGVHGDRVCRELASRDPAVRIIMLTAAADVSDRVDGLELGADDYLGKPFAFEELIARVRALGRREASKAAVVRRGDLVIDRPRVRCSRAGRPLALTRKEFGVLEALAAADGGVVSAEELLEHVWDVNADPFSNTVAVTIARLRKKLGEPPLIETVVGVGYRL, encoded by the coding sequence ATGCGTGTACTCGTGGTGGAGGATCACCGTCAGCTCGCGGACCTGATCGTCGAGGGCCTGGCGGACGCGGGTCTGGCGGCGGACGCGGTCTACGACGGGGCCCGCGCGCTGGAGCAGACCGAAGAGGAGGACTACGACGTCGTCGTGCTCGACCGTGATCTCCCGGGGGTGCACGGCGACCGGGTCTGCCGCGAGCTGGCGAGCCGGGATCCCGCCGTGCGGATAATCATGCTCACCGCCGCAGCGGACGTGTCGGACCGTGTGGACGGCCTCGAGCTGGGCGCGGACGACTATCTCGGCAAACCGTTCGCCTTCGAGGAGCTGATCGCCCGGGTGCGCGCGCTCGGCCGGAGGGAGGCGTCGAAAGCCGCGGTGGTCCGCCGTGGGGACCTCGTGATCGACCGCCCTCGTGTTCGCTGCTCCCGCGCCGGCCGGCCGCTCGCCCTCACCCGCAAGGAGTTCGGGGTGCTGGAGGCGCTCGCCGCCGCCGACGGCGGTGTGGTGAGCGCGGAGGAGCTCCTCGAGCACGTGTGGGACGTCAACGCCGACCCGTTCAGCAACACGGTCGCCGTGACGATCGCGAGACTGCGCAAGAAGCTCGGTGAGCCCCCGCTGATCGAGACCGTCGTCGGGGTCGGGTACCGGTTATGA
- a CDS encoding peptidoglycan-binding protein, whose protein sequence is MPRTRRNRALWIAAAAVAIVAAGAGGAAWASGRTPPPAPPAVPTASAKVIATTLSSTTQLSGTLGHGAARTIFSPASGTVTATATVGSTVTQGATLFAVDDRPVVLLAGTIPAWRDLSAGVPPGPDVTQLEQDLVALGYATGLDLTVDGVFTGTTAIAVERWQRSLGMPATGAVSRSAIVFEASPLRILGVAAPPGSRIGDGQPALSVGSTQVVVSADVPVTQTSLVHIGDAVTVTLPAGTEVKAHVTTVSAVAANPDASGSGSGQQNGPPTVPATIVLDDPAAAAGLDQAPVTIDVTDRTVHDVLAVPVTALVALQGGGYGVYVRHGVTRRLVGVTPGLFADTLVQVTSSGLHAGDEVVVPSS, encoded by the coding sequence TTGCCAAGGACTAGGCGCAACCGCGCGCTCTGGATCGCGGCGGCGGCCGTGGCGATCGTGGCAGCCGGCGCCGGGGGTGCGGCGTGGGCGTCCGGTCGCACGCCGCCCCCCGCTCCTCCGGCGGTGCCGACAGCGTCGGCGAAGGTGATCGCGACCACGCTGTCCAGCACGACGCAGCTCTCCGGCACGCTCGGCCACGGGGCAGCGCGCACCATCTTCAGTCCGGCCTCCGGAACGGTGACGGCGACCGCGACGGTCGGCTCGACCGTGACCCAGGGCGCGACCCTGTTCGCGGTCGACGACAGGCCCGTCGTCCTCCTCGCCGGGACCATCCCCGCCTGGCGCGACCTGAGCGCGGGGGTCCCGCCGGGACCGGACGTCACCCAGCTGGAACAGGATCTGGTCGCCCTCGGCTACGCGACAGGACTCGACCTCACCGTCGACGGGGTGTTCACCGGCACGACTGCGATCGCGGTGGAGCGCTGGCAGCGTTCACTCGGGATGCCTGCCACCGGCGCCGTGAGCCGTTCCGCGATCGTGTTCGAGGCATCGCCGCTGCGCATCCTCGGCGTCGCAGCACCTCCGGGCTCCCGGATCGGGGACGGCCAGCCCGCCCTGTCGGTCGGTTCGACCCAGGTCGTGGTCAGCGCGGATGTGCCGGTGACGCAGACCTCCCTCGTCCACATCGGCGACGCCGTCACGGTCACGCTTCCGGCCGGAACGGAGGTGAAGGCGCACGTGACCACGGTGTCTGCCGTGGCGGCGAACCCGGACGCATCGGGGTCCGGGTCCGGTCAGCAGAACGGCCCCCCGACCGTGCCGGCCACGATCGTGCTCGACGACCCCGCCGCGGCGGCCGGACTGGATCAGGCGCCCGTCACGATCGACGTCACCGACCGCACGGTGCACGACGTCCTCGCCGTCCCGGTCACGGCGCTGGTCGCGCTCCAGGGAGGCGGCTACGGGGTCTACGTCCGGCACGGCGTGACGCGGAGGCTTGTCGGCGTCACTCCCGGTCTCTTCGCCGACACACTGGTGCAAGTGACATCGAGCGGCCTGCACGCCGGCGACGAGGTGGTGGTCCCGTCCTCATGA